The proteins below come from a single Maylandia zebra isolate NMK-2024a linkage group LG23, Mzebra_GT3a, whole genome shotgun sequence genomic window:
- the yjefn3 gene encoding yjeF N-terminal domain-containing 3, with protein sequence MDKMNHSSAEAEAETIEPLRYLSKGEAAAIETELLRDYRFGQQQLIEIWGQACALAITKAYPLGSLTKKQPTVLVICGPDQNGSIGLVCARHLRMFEYEPTIYHPKRSSHSLHQDFTVQCEKMDIPFLSYLPTEVQLINDAYNLVIDAMMGPEADCANIKEPYSGILVTLKQIKIPIASVDVPSGWDVEERSQDGINPEVLISLTAPKKCATSFTGKHFLAGRFLPYDIQKKYELNLPDFPGTDCLVEL encoded by the exons TAAAGGGGAGGCAGCAGCTATAGAGACAGAACTACTGAGGGACTACAGGTTTGGACAACAGCAGCTGATAGAGATCTGGGGACAAGCATGCGCCCTCGCCATCACTAAG GCCTACCCTCTTGGCTCTTTAACAAAGAAGCAGCCAACAGTGCTGGTGATCTGTGGTCCAGATCAAAATGGTTCTATTGGGCTGGTGTGTGCCCGACACCTGCGCATGTTT GAGTATGAGCCCACCATCTATCACCCTAAACGCTCCTCTCACAGTCTACATCAGGATTTCACAGTTCAATGTGAGAAGATGGACATCCCTTTCCTATCCTATCTCCCTACAGAG GTGCAGCTTATAAACGATGCCTACAACCTAGTGATTGATGCCATGATGGGCCCAGAAGCAGACTGTGCCAACATAAAGGAGCCATACTCTGGTATTTTGGTCACCCTGAAGCAAATCAAGATTCCCATTGCTAGTGTGGATGTGCCCTCAG GTTGGGATGTAGAAGAGCGAAGTCAGGATGGGATAAACCCAGAAGTTCTCATCTCACTTACAGCACCAAAGAAGTGTGCCACGAGTTTCACGGGGAAGCATTTCTTGGCCGGACGCTTCCTACCCTATGACATCCAGAAAAAATATGAGCTTAACCTTCCAGACTTCCCTGGCACAGACTGTCTCGTAGAATTGTAA